One Candidatus Binatia bacterium DNA window includes the following coding sequences:
- the gspE gene encoding type II secretion system protein GspE encodes MAAPVQTLESFLIEREGLAPEVLERARERQRDGKTLGDVLQEMGAIDGRRWARALAEHYGLPFVERLPEVQTEQVLELIRPLPIHFAKRYLLFPLAVEDGSVHVLAGDPTQLGAIDDLRLLLGKPVRLQVAPAAVVVDAINRFYDLASGSAEQLMDGLDEERLDLVATELEEPRDLLEADDEAPIIRLVNSLLFQAVKDRASDIHIEPFEREVLVRFRIDGVLYDIISPPKRFQPIIISRVKVMAGLDIAEKRLPQDGRIRIKLAGKDIDIRVSTVPTAFGERVVMRLLDRSAALLELEELGVAGPKLAIFSKLIRQSHGIILVTGPTGSGKTTTLYAALSKINTTDKNIITIEDPIEYQLHGIGQIQVNPKIDLTFANGLRSILRQDPDVIMVGEIRDVETAEIAIQAALTGHLVFSTLHTNDSFGAMTRLLDMGIEPFLVSSSVIAVMAQRLVRRVCPECREAYEPSDEELHEIGIDPRRAAGATLYRAGPGCNACKRTGYRGRTGIHELLVVDDDIRALVMKGADAATIRREATAKGMNTLREDGAEKVLAGITTIPEVLRVTQEDLV; translated from the coding sequence ATGGCGGCCCCGGTACAGACCCTCGAGAGCTTCTTGATCGAGCGAGAAGGTCTCGCCCCGGAAGTCCTCGAGCGCGCGCGCGAGCGGCAGCGCGACGGGAAAACCCTGGGAGACGTCCTCCAGGAAATGGGAGCCATCGACGGCCGGCGCTGGGCCCGGGCCCTGGCCGAGCACTACGGCCTTCCCTTCGTCGAGCGGCTTCCCGAGGTCCAGACCGAGCAGGTCCTCGAACTCATCCGTCCTTTGCCCATCCACTTCGCGAAACGCTACCTCCTCTTTCCGCTGGCCGTCGAGGACGGCTCGGTCCACGTCCTCGCGGGCGACCCGACGCAGCTCGGAGCCATCGACGACCTCCGGCTTCTCCTCGGGAAACCCGTCCGCCTCCAGGTCGCACCCGCCGCCGTCGTCGTCGACGCCATCAACCGCTTCTACGACCTGGCCTCCGGCTCGGCGGAGCAGCTCATGGACGGCCTCGACGAGGAGCGACTCGACCTCGTGGCCACGGAACTCGAGGAACCGCGGGACCTTCTCGAGGCGGACGACGAGGCCCCGATCATCCGGCTCGTCAACTCCCTCCTCTTCCAGGCCGTCAAGGACCGAGCCAGCGACATCCACATCGAGCCCTTCGAGCGCGAGGTCCTCGTCCGCTTCCGGATCGACGGCGTGCTCTACGACATCATCTCCCCGCCCAAGCGCTTCCAGCCCATCATCATCTCGCGCGTGAAGGTCATGGCCGGGCTCGACATCGCCGAGAAGCGCCTTCCCCAGGACGGCCGGATCCGGATCAAGCTCGCCGGCAAGGACATCGACATCCGCGTTTCCACCGTGCCCACGGCTTTCGGGGAGCGGGTCGTCATGCGGCTCCTCGACCGCTCGGCCGCGCTCCTCGAGCTCGAAGAGCTCGGCGTCGCCGGGCCGAAGCTCGCCATTTTCTCGAAGCTCATCCGGCAGAGCCACGGCATCATCCTGGTCACCGGACCCACGGGCAGCGGGAAAACGACCACGCTCTACGCCGCGCTCTCGAAGATCAACACGACGGACAAGAACATCATCACGATCGAGGACCCGATCGAGTACCAGCTCCACGGGATCGGTCAGATCCAGGTGAACCCGAAGATCGACCTCACGTTCGCGAACGGCTTGCGCTCCATCCTCCGCCAGGACCCGGACGTCATCATGGTGGGCGAGATCCGCGACGTGGAGACCGCCGAGATCGCCATCCAGGCGGCGCTCACCGGCCACCTGGTCTTCTCCACCCTCCACACGAACGACTCCTTCGGCGCCATGACCCGTCTTCTCGACATGGGGATCGAGCCCTTTCTCGTCTCGTCTTCCGTGATCGCCGTCATGGCGCAGAGGCTCGTCCGCCGGGTCTGTCCGGAGTGCCGCGAAGCGTACGAGCCGAGCGACGAGGAGCTGCACGAAATCGGGATCGACCCGCGGCGGGCGGCCGGGGCCACGCTCTACCGGGCCGGGCCAGGCTGCAACGCCTGCAAGCGCACGGGTTACCGGGGTCGCACGGGAATCCACGAGCTGCTCGTCGTCGACGACGACATCCGGGCGCTCGTCATGAAAGGGGCCGACGCGGCCACGATCCGCCGCGAGGCCACGGCCAAGGGAATGAACACGCTGCGGGAGGACGGTGCCGAGAAGGTGCTCGCCGGGATCACCACGATACCGGAGGTTCTCAGGGTGACGCAGGAAGACCTCGTCTGA
- the gspF gene encoding type II secretion system protein GspF codes for MPVYAYKGLNTAGRAVSGIIDADSPKGARLKLRRSGVYPTELQEERAAARPGTTARVAGFSLERYFERVGPYDLSLMTRQLSTLVGAGLPLVDCLGALVEQTENARLKRVLSQVREHVVEGGALADGMAKHPRIFSSLYVNMVRAGEASGALDVVLERLADYTEATARLRNRVRSALTYPVLMGTVSIAIVFFLVSYVVPRVVRIFEDTKQALPWATVVLIRVSTFCQQYWWLLLAALVFSAVAFRIWVRTPQGRMTFDTYVLRVPYFGGLLKKVALARFARTLSTLLRSGIPLLTSLDIVRNVVANVRLADAIDQARESIREGHSIAPPLQRSGLFPPLLVHMIAVGERSGELEEMLARAADSYDNEVETSIASLTSIMEPVIILVMGAVVLFIVLAILVPIFELNQLVR; via the coding sequence ATGCCGGTTTACGCCTACAAGGGACTCAACACGGCGGGGCGTGCGGTCAGCGGCATCATCGACGCCGACAGCCCCAAGGGGGCGCGGCTCAAGCTCCGCCGCTCGGGCGTCTATCCGACCGAGCTCCAGGAAGAGCGAGCGGCCGCACGGCCCGGCACGACCGCGCGGGTCGCGGGGTTCTCCCTCGAGCGGTACTTCGAGCGCGTAGGCCCCTACGACCTCTCGCTGATGACGCGGCAGCTCTCCACGCTCGTGGGCGCGGGGCTCCCGCTCGTCGACTGTCTCGGGGCACTCGTCGAGCAGACCGAGAACGCCCGCCTGAAACGGGTCCTCTCGCAGGTGCGGGAACACGTCGTCGAAGGGGGCGCACTGGCGGACGGTATGGCCAAGCACCCGCGGATTTTCTCCTCGCTCTACGTCAACATGGTCCGCGCGGGCGAGGCGAGCGGCGCTCTCGACGTGGTTCTCGAGCGGCTCGCCGACTACACGGAAGCGACGGCACGGCTCAGGAACCGCGTGCGCTCCGCCCTCACCTACCCCGTGCTGATGGGCACGGTCAGCATCGCGATCGTGTTTTTCCTGGTGTCCTACGTCGTGCCGCGCGTCGTCCGCATTTTCGAGGACACGAAACAGGCCCTCCCCTGGGCCACGGTCGTCCTGATTCGCGTGAGCACCTTCTGCCAGCAGTACTGGTGGCTCCTCCTCGCGGCGCTCGTCTTTTCGGCCGTCGCTTTCCGCATCTGGGTCCGGACGCCGCAGGGCCGGATGACGTTCGACACCTACGTGTTGCGGGTGCCCTACTTCGGGGGGCTCCTGAAAAAAGTCGCTCTCGCCCGCTTCGCCCGCACGCTCTCGACCCTTCTCCGGAGCGGCATCCCGCTGCTCACCTCCCTCGACATCGTCCGGAACGTGGTCGCGAACGTGCGCCTGGCCGACGCGATCGACCAGGCGCGGGAGAGCATCCGCGAAGGCCACAGCATCGCGCCGCCGCTCCAGAGAAGCGGCCTCTTTCCGCCGCTCCTCGTCCACATGATCGCGGTCGGCGAGCGGAGCGGAGAGCTCGAGGAAATGCTCGCGCGCGCCGCCGACTCCTACGACAACGAGGTCGAGACCTCCATCGCGTCGCTGACCTCGATCATGGAGCCCGTGATCATCCTCGTGATGGGGGCGGTCGTGCTCTTCATCGTGCTCGCCATTCTCGTCCCCATTTTCGAACTGAACCAACTCGTACGTTAG
- the gspG gene encoding type II secretion system protein GspG, with protein sequence MRSTKAATRAGAPRAAAGFTLIEIMVVVFILGLLVTLVAPRIIGRTDEARRTKAAADIKGIEEALHLFKLDNGFYPTTSQGLEALLPGSGVGPNSSPEGYLSKVPVDPWGNPYVYASDGQNFTIKSYGADGQDGGEGKNADIDNHDL encoded by the coding sequence ATGCGATCCACGAAAGCAGCGACCCGGGCCGGCGCCCCGAGGGCCGCGGCCGGTTTCACCCTGATCGAAATCATGGTCGTCGTCTTCATCCTGGGGCTCCTCGTCACGCTCGTGGCTCCCCGGATCATCGGCCGGACGGACGAAGCCCGCCGCACGAAGGCGGCCGCCGACATCAAGGGGATCGAAGAAGCGCTCCACCTCTTCAAGCTCGACAACGGCTTCTACCCGACCACGAGCCAGGGGCTCGAGGCCCTGCTTCCCGGCTCGGGCGTAGGGCCGAACTCGAGCCCCGAAGGGTATCTTTCCAAGGTGCCGGTCGATCCCTGGGGCAATCCTTACGTCTACGCGAGCGACGGCCAGAATTTCACGATCAAGTCGTACGGAGCGGACGGGCAGGACGGTGGCGAGGGGAAGAACGCGGACATCGACAACCACGACCTCTGA